The genomic interval TGTGCTGCCGGCCTTGTTCGGTGGCCTCATGCTCGTCTCATCCAGTGATCCGAACCAATATCGAAACATAGAAATACCAGCCGGCTTGTGGATTGTGGCAATCTTGCCCGAAGTACAGGTACTGACCCGTGAAGCGCGGGCGATGCTCCCCGTCCAGGTACCGATGCAACACGCCGTAAATCAGGCTTCTTCGCTCGCTTTCATGATTGAAGCATTTCGTGCCGGCGATTGGGCGGAAGTGGGGCAGAGGATGATGGAAGATCAGTTGGCAGAACCTGTGCGGTCTACACTCGTACCATGCTACAGCCAAATCAAGGCGGCTGCTATGGCGGCGGGAGCATTCGGTTGCGCATTGACCGGTTCAGGCCCCGCGATGTTTGCCATTTCTGATAAGCATGCAGAGGCCCAATCTGTAATGCTTGCCATGCAGGAAGCCAGTCTTGCCACGGGCATCGCTTCATCCGCTTACCTCTCCAGGGTCAATGAGGGCCGGCGCCCCAAGTGGCGCTGTAGTTGATGGTGGCGGGGACGAGGGGGGCGATGATATCGGCTGTCTGACCGGCCTGGAAGTGCAGCGGGCCCAGGGGGAATTCGACATAGGCGTGGCGCAGCAGCAGGGCGTTTTTGTTTTCGGGGGTGGCGCCGTAAAAGTCGACCTCCAATTTGCCCCTGACGGCGGCGCGTTCGAGGTTGAGTCCCAGGCGCGTCTGGCGCGCCGTCAGACTCAGGGCGGCGCTCTCGCGACCGTCCCTTTGCGGCTTTACATAGACGATGTAGTTGCCGTGGCTGGAGATGGCGCTGTCGCGGGCC from Bacteroidota bacterium carries:
- a CDS encoding homoserine kinase, whose protein sequence is MPVVQENLIPQEREPVPVSATDVVRVFGPASLSNLGPGFDTLGLCLEGVGDVIEARRVETPGIHIVLNEHPFSAGITLDPDKNTAGVAARMVAAQLGYTGGLELRIQKGFKPGSGIGSSAASAVGAAYATGELLSPGMSKHELVDAVLGGEALASGARHGDNVLPALFGGLMLVSSSDPNQYRNIEIPAGLWIVAILPEVQVLTREARAMLPVQVPMQHAVNQASSLAFMIEAFRAGDWAEVGQRMMEDQLAEPVRSTLVPCYSQIKAAAMAAGAFGCALTGSGPAMFAISDKHAEAQSVMLAMQEASLATGIASSAYLSRVNEGRRPKWRCS